The genomic window ATCACGATTCCAACGTGAATTTACTGGCCAAAACACACGTTTCTCCttattaggaaaaaaaaaagaaagggaaacCTACCGTCGGGTCCATTTTGCTGATCGCGTCTTGTAACATTTGGATGTCCTTATCATCAAAGCATTTCTGCATCTCCTGAAAATCAGAGCATGCTTTATGTGGGAACTTTCAGGAAGTAGAGAAAACAGAGCGCGCTTCGGTTTCCTGAAAGCAGAGGAACTTACAAGTGGCAGGGACTCGTACACTTCAACAGGATCTAGCCCTCCAGGTCCCATGCgtttttgtttctcctcttcctcatattCCTTCATGGCCTTTTCTATGCGGATCTTCGCCCTTCCCCGGACCCTCTCCTTAAATGACTCTAGTTCATCGTTGAAAGCATCCTGGTACTGCTGATCTGCCGTCTGGGAGAGGACACACGTCATTCAGTGAGCCGACGGCCATAAAAAAAGAGCATTTCACTGAGCATTCCAGGCTCAAATGTCAAATTATTGCAGTGCTTCCAAAGCACAAATCCAGTAAAGAACCAAAGAAGTTACCCAAAAGTAATTGTGCAGCCTCATAGATCTTGTTTGTGAGACTGACACGTAGGTGTCCCACCTTAGGCCACTGaaattgtttgttgttgtaacaGGTGCAACAAAAGAGGAAGCGAAACAGGCTTCATGACTTCAAACACGGCAATAAAACACTTCTCTTCCACTTCAGCTGTTATGTTGCTCTTGAAATTGATTCGACTGCAGGAACAAAGCATTAAATTTAGTTCCGGTCCAATTGATctaattgtaaaagcaaatgtCTTTGCTCCAGAGGCAGCCCATTCCAATGTTTCAGAAACTACTGGGGCAtggtgagagtgagagagagacagaaggtgGCAATAAAGCAAATAAGAGAAATAATGGTAGTTAAATTCACCAGAGGGAATAAAGACAAATAGATGAATGTGATTCCATTCTACATGGGTGCAGAATCAACACTGCATATCAAATGCATAAagaagcatttctttttctagTTTTGCTGCAGCGCAAACACGGGAAGTCACCTTGATCTTTGAGAAAAACTGACGAAAGCACCCTCGGGGGTCCACCTGGAGACTTTTCGCCAACTCTAAAATGAACTGCATGACGATTGTCTGATGAGACACTTGTTCCATCAATGagtgtttctaaaaaaaaataaaagaaaaaggaaagcagTTTTGAAATGTCGGAATGAGTTAAGAATTGTCAAAGATTTGGGCACAGAATTCTAGGATTCGGAGAAAACTCGTCGTACTCACCTCCTCAACTTCAAGGTCAATGCACATGATGACCAAGTAGTTGGTCGTCTCTTCGCATACGAGATGGGGGTTGTCAGAGAGGTACTTTTGGCTGTCGTCCCAACGTCGCAGCATGCCTACAGAGCAGACGGCAGCCATTTGCAGTCGCTACGTTCAAAGACCAATCCCCTGCAACACGCACTGAACATCAACGGTGAATGGAGGCTGCTGATGCTCACCGAAATGTTTGATCTGCTTCTCATATTTCTCCACAAatgttttgtgctttttctCCTTCTGTTCTTCGGTCTCCTCAGCGGCATCGGGGATGACGTTGACGATGCTCTGCGAAGAACAGGAAGTGGCAGCCATTAATCGTTAGAGACCGAGACTCTAGTTCTGTTACACAATGTCACGTCATACATTTCTAGAAATGAGGGGCCTAAAGATGAAATATCTTTAACATCCTACCAACATGAGCTTTTCATTGCTGCAAATGTATACATTAGTTTTCTAACATAGAGAAGGAA from Brachionichthys hirsutus isolate HB-005 chromosome 16, CSIRO-AGI_Bhir_v1, whole genome shotgun sequence includes these protein-coding regions:
- the cdc37 gene encoding hsp90 co-chaperone Cdc37, with the translated sequence MSGIDYSVWDHIEVSDDEDDTHPNIDTPSLFRWRHQARVDRMEEYNKKGDDVKKTLQDCQRKVAEAQKKVQELSISPTDDAKAELSKVQAEEKKLKKEEREWEKKMEQHVQEEKKMAWNVDTLSKDGFSKSIVNVIPDAAEETEEQKEKKHKTFVEKYEKQIKHFGMLRRWDDSQKYLSDNPHLVCEETTNYLVIMCIDLEVEEKHSLMEQVSHQTIVMQFILELAKSLQVDPRGCFRQFFSKIKTADQQYQDAFNDELESFKERVRGRAKIRIEKAMKEYEEEEKQKRMGPGGLDPVEVYESLPLEMQKCFDDKDIQMLQDAISKMDPTEAKAHMKRCIDSGLWVPNSKVDDGDEKVEEATSDEVKEEPEEAKKE